From Mucilaginibacter rubeus, a single genomic window includes:
- a CDS encoding 3'-5' exonuclease, whose translation MKLKLKRPLAFFDLETTGTNIGADRIVEISVIKLNPDGSEEVKTWRVHPGIPIPLESSLVHGIYDEHIQNEKQFKELGQEIADFIGDSDLAGYNSNKFDIPMIMEEFLRAGVNFNLDARHFVDVQNIFHQMEQRTLKAAYQFYCNKVIENAHSAEADTRATMEVLLAQIERYENVEWEDKKGNKLVPVVGDVEALHVFTNLSKPVDFAGRMVYNEQGEELINFGKHKGKRVEDVLTAEPSYYSWMMQGDFPLYTKRKLEEIHARWNAKKTAERQANKAAQPKPADQQPAAPKQEYQKKEYTKPDHTKNQQYQNKPYKKKDEPAQPVNDDMLAQLALKFKKG comes from the coding sequence ATGAAATTAAAACTAAAACGCCCCCTTGCTTTCTTCGATCTTGAAACAACTGGTACCAATATCGGTGCCGACCGCATAGTTGAAATATCGGTTATCAAGCTTAATCCTGATGGTAGCGAGGAGGTTAAAACATGGCGTGTTCACCCGGGCATCCCAATTCCGCTGGAGTCGTCGCTGGTACACGGTATTTACGACGAGCATATCCAAAACGAAAAGCAGTTTAAAGAACTTGGCCAGGAAATTGCCGATTTTATTGGCGATAGCGATTTGGCCGGATATAACTCCAATAAGTTTGATATTCCGATGATCATGGAGGAGTTTTTGCGTGCGGGAGTGAATTTTAACCTGGATGCGCGTCATTTTGTGGATGTGCAGAATATATTCCACCAGATGGAGCAGCGTACCTTGAAGGCTGCTTACCAATTTTACTGCAATAAGGTAATAGAAAATGCCCACTCGGCCGAAGCTGATACCCGTGCAACCATGGAGGTTTTGCTGGCGCAGATAGAACGTTATGAAAACGTAGAGTGGGAAGATAAAAAAGGAAATAAATTAGTCCCTGTTGTTGGCGATGTTGAGGCTTTACATGTATTTACAAACCTGAGTAAACCTGTTGATTTTGCCGGCAGAATGGTGTACAACGAGCAGGGCGAAGAGTTGATAAACTTTGGTAAGCACAAAGGCAAACGTGTAGAAGATGTATTAACTGCCGAACCAAGCTATTATTCATGGATGATGCAGGGCGATTTCCCGTTGTATACCAAACGTAAACTTGAGGAGATCCATGCCCGCTGGAACGCTAAGAAAACAGCCGAACGCCAGGCTAACAAAGCGGCACAGCCTAAACCGGCCGATCAACAGCCTGCAGCTCCAAAGCAAGAGTACCAGAAAAAAGAATATACCAAGCCCGATCATACCAAAAATCAACAATATCAAAACAAACCTTATAAAAAGAAAGATGAGCCTGCACAGCCCGTTAATGACGATATGCTGGCTCAATTAGCTTTGAAGTTTAAGAAAGGTTGA
- a CDS encoding DUF3857 domain-containing protein, with translation MNRFFLILLIFIGLSNWASAQDFETGVSNDEIEMAKYDKDPQANAVFLNEFGNTRIDEYMDHIRLIHTYHAKIKIFTKEGLKHGTIEIPIHNGDNSAEEVNNVTGFTYYKDDNGIIQKAEFESKKVYTVKDYKYGSTVKFALPALRPGCVIEFKYELISPYWDHFRGWTFQDDIPKINSQYEVHIPGFWNFNASIRGVLKLTKSTSEVERECFSSGGSKADCSHITYDMKDIPAFVDEDFMTARKNFLSAIYFELVEFTNPYTSVKTVVTKEWSDVDRQLKIADEFGSQVKRTSLLKERIASVIAGKTDELDKAKTLYAWIKSQIKWNDYIGIYSSEGEKKALDTHSGSIADINLTLITALNAAGLNAEAVLLSTRDHGMVNTLYPVLTDFNYVIARLTIGEQTYLLDATDPLLSFGLLPLKCINDKGRVISMTKPSYWMELSTQQKAATTHMFDLTLLENGKLKGSIVNYYKGYDAYEKRKAIKKFNSIDEYVEDFDEKQPKLKVLKSDITNLDSLESPLRETFEVEIDAFDNTNHDKLAFNPYFWEKRTTNPFKLAERDYPVDWAYASDKRLVLIMHLPAQYTVETPPQVVAYSLPNKGGMFATTFENQDNNTFTFSNITQFNKSVYDPAEYPYLKELFNKIILTEKGDMIFKKK, from the coding sequence ATGAACAGATTTTTTCTTATTCTTCTGATTTTTATCGGCTTATCAAATTGGGCTTCGGCACAGGATTTTGAAACCGGGGTAAGCAACGATGAAATTGAAATGGCCAAATATGATAAAGATCCGCAGGCCAACGCTGTTTTTTTAAATGAATTTGGCAATACCCGAATAGATGAATATATGGACCACATCAGGCTCATCCATACATATCACGCCAAAATTAAAATTTTTACTAAAGAAGGACTTAAGCACGGCACCATCGAAATACCGATACATAACGGCGATAACTCGGCGGAGGAAGTTAATAATGTTACCGGTTTTACTTACTATAAAGACGATAACGGTATCATCCAAAAGGCAGAATTTGAATCTAAAAAGGTATATACGGTTAAAGATTACAAATACGGCAGCACAGTAAAATTTGCATTACCTGCGCTACGCCCGGGTTGTGTTATTGAGTTTAAATATGAACTGATCTCACCATACTGGGACCATTTCAGAGGGTGGACATTCCAGGATGATATCCCTAAAATAAACTCACAATACGAAGTACATATCCCTGGCTTCTGGAACTTTAACGCCTCAATACGTGGTGTATTGAAGCTAACCAAAAGCACATCGGAAGTGGAGCGTGAATGTTTTTCATCCGGCGGCTCAAAAGCAGACTGCTCGCATATTACTTATGATATGAAGGATATTCCTGCCTTTGTTGATGAAGACTTTATGACCGCGCGTAAAAACTTTTTATCGGCCATTTATTTTGAGCTGGTTGAGTTTACCAATCCTTATACCAGTGTTAAAACCGTAGTAACCAAAGAGTGGAGCGATGTAGACCGTCAACTAAAAATAGCCGATGAATTTGGTTCGCAGGTAAAACGCACAAGCCTGCTTAAAGAAAGAATAGCATCAGTTATAGCGGGTAAAACCGATGAGCTTGACAAAGCAAAAACCTTATATGCATGGATAAAAAGCCAGATTAAATGGAACGATTATATCGGCATTTATAGCAGCGAGGGTGAGAAAAAGGCATTAGATACTCACTCCGGAAGTATTGCTGATATCAACCTTACACTGATTACCGCCTTGAACGCAGCCGGTCTTAATGCCGAAGCCGTATTACTTTCAACCCGCGACCATGGCATGGTGAATACACTTTATCCGGTACTAACCGACTTTAACTATGTTATAGCGAGGCTAACTATTGGCGAACAAACCTACCTGCTTGATGCTACCGATCCGTTACTTTCATTCGGCTTACTGCCACTTAAATGTATCAATGATAAAGGCCGGGTTATCAGCATGACTAAACCATCGTACTGGATGGAATTAAGCACACAGCAAAAAGCCGCAACAACGCATATGTTCGATCTTACGCTGCTTGAAAACGGTAAGCTAAAAGGCAGCATCGTGAATTATTATAAAGGTTACGATGCTTATGAGAAACGTAAAGCCATTAAAAAATTCAATAGCATTGATGAATATGTTGAGGACTTTGACGAGAAACAACCTAAGTTAAAAGTACTTAAATCAGACATCACCAATCTCGACAGTCTTGAAAGCCCTTTAAGAGAAACTTTTGAAGTGGAGATTGACGCATTTGATAACACTAATCACGACAAGCTTGCATTTAACCCTTATTTCTGGGAAAAGCGCACTACCAATCCGTTCAAACTTGCCGAGCGCGATTACCCTGTAGACTGGGCTTACGCTTCTGATAAACGCCTGGTTTTGATAATGCACCTGCCGGCTCAGTACACTGTTGAAACCCCGCCGCAGGTTGTAGCCTATTCTTTACCAAATAAGGGAGGCATGTTTGCCACAACGTTTGAAAACCAGGACAATAACACCTTTACATTTTCAAACATTACACAGTTTAATAAGTCGGTTTATGATCCGGCGGAATATCCTTACTTGAAGGAGTTGTTTAATAAGATCATCCTTACCGAAAAAGGTGATATGATCTTCAAGAAAAAATAA